In Streptomyces ambofaciens ATCC 23877, a single genomic region encodes these proteins:
- a CDS encoding MerR family transcriptional regulator: MSYSVGQVSAFAGVTVRTLHHYDKAGLLSPSDRSHAGYRLYSEADLVRLQQILFYRELGFSLDEIAAIFKDPQVNPLERLRARQRQLHEEIARLQRLAEVAERAIEVQKTGVTLTPQERFEVFGEVAFDLSYATEAEMKWARSEGQREAMARAGAHTKEDWRQLMSEAAAWRAELLAVFDEGEPGDGGRAIDLAEEHRLHIARWFTSCPPDMHRRIADDFVTDPRAFALVVPPSQQRPGLAAFTRKAVYANAARHAGGAADFEEDRCGS, from the coding sequence ATGAGCTACTCCGTGGGGCAGGTCTCGGCCTTCGCCGGGGTGACAGTGCGGACCCTGCATCACTACGACAAGGCGGGACTGCTGTCACCCAGTGACCGCAGCCACGCCGGATACCGGCTCTACAGTGAGGCCGACCTGGTCCGTCTTCAGCAGATCCTGTTCTACCGCGAGCTCGGCTTCTCCCTCGACGAGATCGCCGCGATTTTCAAGGATCCGCAGGTAAACCCTCTGGAGCGGCTCCGGGCCCGGCAGCGGCAGCTGCATGAGGAGATTGCCCGGCTGCAGCGGCTGGCCGAGGTGGCGGAACGGGCCATAGAAGTCCAGAAGACCGGGGTGACCCTGACTCCTCAGGAACGCTTCGAGGTCTTCGGTGAGGTCGCCTTCGACCTGAGTTACGCCACCGAGGCAGAGATGAAATGGGCGCGATCGGAGGGACAGCGCGAGGCGATGGCCCGCGCGGGCGCCCATACCAAGGAGGACTGGCGCCAGCTCATGAGCGAAGCAGCAGCCTGGCGCGCGGAGCTGCTCGCGGTTTTCGACGAGGGGGAGCCGGGCGACGGTGGACGGGCCATAGACCTGGCCGAGGAACACCGCCTGCACATCGCACGCTGGTTCACCTCGTGCCCGCCCGACATGCACCGGCGCATCGCGGACGACTTCGTCACCGACCCGCGCGCTTTCGCTTTGGTCGTACCGCCTTCGCAGCAACGCCCGGGGCTGGCCGCCTTTACGCGCAAGGCGGTTTACGCCAACGCGGCCCGCCACGCGGGTGGCGCCGCCGATTTCGAGGAGGACAGATGCGGATCCTGA
- a CDS encoding GNAT family N-acetyltransferase — MTAIQSVIRPAVPADLNAVAEIFTHYVCHTVITFEETPPPVAAWRQRLDDLAAQNLPFLVAELSGDVVGYAYAAPWRPKPAYRHTVENSIYLAPGRTGRGLGGALLDALLDACARTHVRQMIAVIADADTDASVALHRRYGFTDVGRLATVGYKHDRWIDTLLMQRTLGRPATDATDLRQ, encoded by the coding sequence GTGACAGCCATTCAGTCAGTGATCCGCCCGGCGGTCCCGGCCGACCTGAACGCCGTGGCCGAGATCTTCACGCACTACGTCTGCCACACCGTGATCACCTTCGAGGAGACCCCTCCACCGGTGGCCGCCTGGCGCCAGCGTCTCGACGACCTCGCCGCCCAGAACCTGCCGTTCCTGGTCGCCGAACTGTCCGGCGACGTCGTGGGCTATGCGTACGCGGCCCCTTGGCGTCCCAAGCCCGCCTACCGGCACACTGTCGAGAACTCGATCTACCTCGCCCCCGGCCGGACAGGCCGAGGTCTGGGCGGAGCACTGCTGGACGCCTTGCTGGACGCCTGTGCTCGGACTCACGTACGGCAGATGATCGCCGTCATCGCCGACGCTGACACCGACGCCTCCGTCGCGCTGCACCGCCGTTATGGCTTCACCGACGTAGGCCGGCTGGCCACCGTCGGCTACAAGCATGACCGCTGGATCGACACCTTGTTGATGCAACGAACGCTGGGCCGCCCAGCAACGGATGCCACAGACCTGAGACAGTGA
- a CDS encoding GNAT family N-acetyltransferase, whose product MGDWVMRLASMADVEPVAELRAVVLRTDLERVGRYDEQRVRQRLREGFKPAHTWVIDVGGLFAGCVSLRPAEDAHWLEHFYLAPHLQGSGIGTAVLRELLERCDRDGTRVRLNVLQGSPAQRLYERHGFTLETEEPVDVFMVREPALAVRDKRAASRFAEPHGQ is encoded by the coding sequence ATGGGGGACTGGGTGATGCGGCTGGCTTCGATGGCGGACGTCGAGCCGGTGGCCGAGCTGCGGGCCGTGGTGCTGCGGACAGATCTGGAGCGGGTGGGGCGGTACGACGAGCAGCGAGTACGGCAGCGGCTGCGGGAGGGGTTCAAGCCGGCGCACACTTGGGTGATCGACGTGGGTGGTCTGTTCGCTGGCTGTGTGTCGCTGCGGCCTGCCGAGGACGCCCACTGGTTGGAGCACTTTTACCTGGCTCCGCACCTGCAGGGCAGTGGCATCGGTACCGCTGTGCTGCGTGAGTTGCTGGAGCGGTGTGACCGCGATGGCACCCGGGTTCGGCTGAACGTGTTGCAAGGCAGTCCGGCCCAGCGGCTTTATGAGCGGCACGGATTCACACTTGAGACCGAGGAACCGGTGGACGTGTTCATGGTGCGCGAGCCGGCCTTGGCTGTGCGTGACAAAAGAGCAGCCAGCCGGTTCGCGGAGCCACACGGCCAATGA
- a CDS encoding Gfo/Idh/MocA family protein gives MRIGLLGTGPWADMAHAPALRRHDGLEFVGVWGRRASAAEELAARHGTRAYADVDALLADVEAVAIALPPAVQAESAVRAARAGRHLLLDKPLAATVAQGRSVVEAVRASGVASVVFFTARFQPETEAWITEQAAVDGWFTARAQWLGAVFTGDSPFADSPWRREKGALWDVGPHALSVLLPVLGDATRVTAAVPGPGDTVHLVLDHAGGASSSLTLSLSAPPAAAGAAVELRGRAGVTLLPESAEGPVPALMRAADALLASAGGGQPHPCDASFGLRVTEVLAEAETLLNGRW, from the coding sequence ATGCGTATCGGACTGCTCGGCACCGGCCCCTGGGCGGACATGGCGCACGCCCCCGCCCTGCGCCGGCACGACGGCCTGGAGTTCGTGGGGGTGTGGGGCCGCCGCGCGTCCGCCGCCGAGGAGTTGGCGGCCCGGCACGGCACACGCGCCTACGCCGACGTCGACGCCCTGCTCGCCGACGTGGAGGCCGTCGCGATCGCGCTGCCTCCGGCGGTGCAGGCGGAGTCGGCGGTGCGGGCGGCGCGGGCCGGGCGCCATCTGCTGCTCGACAAGCCGCTCGCCGCGACGGTGGCGCAGGGGCGGTCGGTGGTCGAGGCGGTACGGGCGAGCGGCGTCGCCTCGGTCGTCTTCTTCACTGCCCGGTTCCAGCCCGAGACCGAGGCGTGGATCACCGAACAGGCCGCGGTGGACGGGTGGTTCACGGCGCGGGCGCAGTGGCTCGGCGCGGTGTTCACCGGCGACAGCCCGTTCGCCGACTCACCGTGGCGGCGGGAGAAGGGCGCCCTGTGGGACGTGGGGCCGCACGCGCTGTCCGTGCTGCTGCCGGTCCTCGGGGACGCCACGCGCGTCACGGCCGCCGTGCCGGGGCCCGGGGACACCGTTCACCTGGTCCTCGACCACGCCGGTGGCGCGTCCAGTTCGCTCACGCTCAGCCTGTCGGCGCCGCCCGCCGCGGCGGGCGCGGCGGTGGAGCTGCGCGGCCGGGCCGGCGTGACACTCCTCCCGGAGAGCGCGGAGGGTCCGGTGCCCGCTCTGATGCGGGCCGCGGACGCGCTCCTCGCCTCCGCCGGGGGCGGGCAGCCGCACCCGTGCGACGCCTCGTTCGGTCTGCGGGTCACCGAGGTCCTCGCCGAGGCGGAGACCCTGCTGAACGGGCGCTGGTAG
- a CDS encoding dienelactone hydrolase family protein has protein sequence MQQNPHTHAARPAWRGTRRRMAGITAAVAAVVGLSTLTSPGAQAADNPYERGPAPSQSSIEALRGPYSVADTSVSSLAVTGFGGGTIYYPTDTSDGTFGAVAVAPGFTAYQSSMSWLGPRLASQGFVVFTIDTNTTLDQPDSRGRQLLAALDYLTERSSVRARIDSSRLGVMGHSMGGGGSLEAAKSRPSLQAAIPLTPWNTDKSWPEVSTPTLIVGADGDTVAPVASHAEPFYSSLPSRTDRAYLELNSATHFSPNTSNTTIAKYSISWLKRFIDNDTRYEQFLCPLPRASLTIEEYRGNCPHTS, from the coding sequence GTGCAGCAGAACCCCCACACCCACGCCGCGCGTCCGGCATGGCGCGGAACGCGGCGGCGGATGGCCGGCATCACGGCGGCGGTCGCGGCCGTCGTCGGGCTCAGCACCCTCACCAGCCCGGGCGCCCAGGCCGCCGACAACCCCTACGAGCGGGGCCCGGCACCGTCCCAGTCCAGCATCGAGGCCCTGCGCGGCCCGTACTCCGTGGCGGACACCAGCGTCTCCTCGCTCGCGGTCACCGGCTTCGGCGGCGGCACGATCTACTACCCGACCGACACCAGCGACGGCACGTTCGGCGCCGTGGCCGTCGCGCCCGGCTTCACCGCGTACCAGTCCTCCATGTCCTGGCTCGGTCCGCGGCTGGCCTCGCAGGGCTTCGTCGTCTTCACCATCGACACCAACACCACGCTGGACCAGCCCGACTCCCGCGGCCGGCAGCTCCTGGCGGCCCTGGACTACCTCACCGAGCGCAGTTCCGTCCGGGCACGGATCGACAGCAGCCGGCTCGGCGTCATGGGCCACTCGATGGGCGGAGGCGGCTCCCTGGAGGCCGCGAAGTCCCGCCCCTCCCTCCAGGCCGCGATCCCCCTGACCCCCTGGAACACCGACAAGAGCTGGCCCGAGGTCAGCACCCCGACGCTGATCGTGGGGGCGGACGGCGACACGGTCGCCCCGGTCGCCTCCCACGCCGAGCCGTTCTACTCCAGCCTGCCGTCCAGGACGGACCGGGCGTACCTGGAGCTGAACAGCGCCACCCACTTCTCGCCGAACACGTCGAACACGACGATCGCGAAGTACAGCATCTCCTGGCTCAAGCGGTTCATCGACAACGACACCCGCTACGAGCAGTTCCTGTGCCCGCTGCCGAGGGCGAGCCTGACCATCGAGGAGTACCGGGGCAACTGCCCGCACACCTCCTGA
- a CDS encoding helix-turn-helix domain-containing protein, whose translation MTGETTVHTAVRIHGRSTQRQAVRSLLDGLRTHSGHLVVAGEPGLGRTALLQWAAHSFRAGPVLHLGTGPHGTAEELLDSLRATAGEGPALVCVDDAHLWDPPARAALGRAATRLHTAGRVGLLLSVAGHRAVDPDFAHLPVVRLDPLARPEADALLDEVSDGAVDPAVREELLAGAEGNPALLLALVRRLSPAELRGHRPLPTPLVDAGSLAEVAGGALAGTPADAWDLLLTVAAAARASDEPDVAADVAFDAVRHLRPQSSTALCVDALPEPLALADERLRFHGPLVGRTVHATAAPDRRRAAHRALADVLEAGGHRLPALLHRSWSLTGPASEPSLADGLAAVAGDDTVTASHRLRATAYTRAAELTADGPARTERYTAAAEQALLAGRPDRARHLLAAARGCAAPDEVRGRAELVRGLTELRDGPVGDAHQSLLLAASLLAEDAPAAAAAAALAAADAAWAAGDLAACLATLAPGPPPHPDGTRAPGRAAAPRPAGPADASAVAPGAGGPPGPRESAAAPTEPSDPAAGARRAGRAVPHPDTVRDHRVGMRALLEGRLDRAAVPLGHVVERARTDDRPEGLLRSAAAALLLGDADAARRAGARALAAARQLRSEALVPQALEYLAYAELRAGRHPQARTHAEEGLRTALRTGQRNTAAHHRAVLALAASIEEEPEAVAEHVSAALATARRHGLAQAATLAEWAAARADLGRGRPLDAADRLGLLVLPGPGRGHFAVWRLAVPCFVEAAVLAGRREDTRAVLPDFADWAAFGADPQAAAQLARCHALLAPPERADDLYRHALARHEEAGGDFERARTALLYGKWLRRRRRPREARGRLGTALAGFDRCGAGIWAAQARGELRALGAAPRPGGAGALTGLTPQQLRIARHVAEGATNREVALTLAVSTRTVDYHLRKVFAALGVRSRLELARMVEHAEQAGEAGQAEKTGAQP comes from the coding sequence ATGACCGGAGAGACGACCGTACACACGGCCGTGCGGATCCACGGCCGGAGCACCCAACGGCAGGCGGTGCGTTCCCTGTTGGACGGGCTGCGCACCCACAGCGGCCACCTCGTCGTGGCCGGCGAGCCCGGTCTCGGCCGGACCGCCCTCCTCCAGTGGGCCGCCCACTCCTTCCGCGCCGGTCCCGTGCTCCACCTCGGGACCGGCCCGCACGGCACCGCCGAGGAGCTGCTCGACTCGCTGCGGGCGACGGCGGGGGAGGGGCCCGCGCTCGTCTGCGTCGACGACGCCCACCTGTGGGATCCCCCGGCCCGGGCCGCCCTCGGCCGCGCGGCGACGCGTCTGCACACCGCGGGCCGTGTCGGCCTGCTGCTCTCCGTCGCCGGACACCGCGCCGTCGACCCGGACTTCGCCCACCTGCCGGTCGTCCGCCTCGACCCGCTCGCCCGGCCGGAGGCCGACGCCCTGCTCGACGAGGTGAGCGACGGCGCCGTCGATCCGGCGGTCCGCGAGGAGCTGCTGGCCGGGGCGGAAGGGAACCCGGCCCTGCTCCTCGCCCTCGTCCGCCGGCTGTCGCCCGCCGAACTGCGCGGGCACCGGCCGCTTCCCACCCCGCTGGTCGACGCCGGGAGCCTGGCGGAGGTCGCGGGCGGGGCGCTCGCCGGCACGCCCGCCGACGCCTGGGACCTGCTGCTCACGGTGGCGGCGGCCGCCCGGGCCTCGGACGAGCCGGACGTCGCCGCCGACGTGGCCTTCGACGCCGTACGGCACCTGCGGCCGCAGTCCTCGACGGCTCTCTGCGTGGACGCCCTCCCCGAACCCCTCGCCCTGGCCGACGAGCGGCTCCGCTTCCACGGGCCGCTGGTCGGCCGTACCGTCCACGCCACCGCCGCGCCGGACCGGCGCCGTGCCGCGCACCGCGCGCTGGCCGACGTGCTGGAGGCAGGGGGGCACCGGCTCCCGGCGCTGCTGCACCGCTCCTGGTCCCTCACCGGTCCGGCATCCGAACCGTCGCTCGCGGACGGGCTCGCGGCGGTGGCCGGCGACGACACGGTGACGGCCTCCCACCGGCTGCGCGCGACGGCGTACACCCGTGCCGCCGAACTGACCGCCGACGGCCCGGCCCGGACGGAGCGGTACACGGCCGCGGCCGAGCAGGCCCTGCTCGCCGGCCGCCCCGACCGGGCGCGTCACCTGCTCGCGGCCGCCCGCGGCTGCGCCGCACCGGACGAGGTGCGGGGGCGGGCCGAACTCGTGCGCGGGCTGACGGAACTCAGGGACGGGCCCGTCGGCGACGCCCACCAGTCCCTCCTGCTGGCCGCGTCCCTGCTCGCCGAGGACGCCCCCGCCGCCGCGGCGGCCGCCGCGCTGGCCGCCGCCGACGCGGCCTGGGCGGCGGGCGACCTGGCGGCGTGTCTGGCCACGCTCGCCCCCGGGCCGCCGCCCCACCCGGACGGGACCCGTGCCCCCGGGCGCGCCGCGGCCCCGCGACCCGCCGGGCCCGCGGACGCGAGCGCCGTGGCACCGGGTGCGGGAGGGCCACCGGGACCGCGGGAGAGCGCCGCCGCGCCGACCGAGCCGTCGGACCCGGCCGCCGGAGCCCGGCGCGCCGGGCGGGCGGTGCCGCACCCCGACACGGTGCGCGACCACCGTGTCGGCATGCGGGCGTTGCTCGAAGGGCGGCTCGACCGGGCCGCCGTACCGCTCGGGCACGTGGTCGAACGCGCCCGGACCGACGACCGGCCCGAGGGCCTGCTGCGATCGGCCGCGGCCGCCCTGCTGCTCGGCGACGCGGACGCCGCCCGCCGGGCCGGCGCGCGGGCGCTGGCCGCCGCCCGGCAGCTCCGTTCGGAGGCGCTGGTGCCGCAGGCCCTGGAATACCTCGCCTACGCCGAACTGCGCGCCGGGCGGCACCCGCAGGCCCGCACCCACGCGGAGGAGGGACTGCGCACCGCGCTGCGGACCGGGCAGCGCAACACCGCCGCCCACCACCGGGCCGTACTGGCCCTCGCGGCGTCGATCGAGGAGGAACCGGAGGCCGTGGCCGAGCATGTGTCCGCCGCGCTCGCCACGGCCCGGCGGCACGGTCTGGCCCAGGCCGCCACGTTGGCGGAGTGGGCCGCGGCCCGGGCCGATCTCGGCCGGGGGCGCCCGCTGGACGCCGCCGACCGGCTCGGCCTGCTGGTGCTGCCCGGGCCCGGGCGCGGGCACTTCGCGGTGTGGCGGCTCGCCGTGCCCTGTTTCGTGGAGGCGGCGGTCCTCGCCGGGCGCCGGGAGGACACCCGTGCCGTCCTCCCGGACTTCGCCGACTGGGCGGCGTTCGGTGCCGATCCGCAGGCCGCCGCCCAGCTGGCCCGCTGCCACGCCCTGCTCGCCCCGCCGGAGCGCGCCGACGACCTCTACCGGCACGCGCTGGCCCGGCACGAGGAGGCGGGCGGTGACTTCGAGCGGGCCCGCACCGCGCTGCTGTACGGCAAGTGGCTCCGCCGGCGGCGCAGGCCGCGTGAGGCCCGCGGCCGCCTCGGCACCGCGCTGGCCGGCTTCGACCGCTGCGGCGCCGGCATCTGGGCGGCACAGGCGCGCGGCGAGCTGCGGGCGCTCGGCGCGGCACCGCGGCCCGGGGGCGCCGGAGCGCTGACCGGCCTGACACCCCAGCAACTGCGCATCGCGCGGCACGTCGCCGAGGGCGCCACCAACCGCGAGGTCGCGCTGACCCTCGCGGTGAGCACCCGCACCGTCGACTACCACCTCCGCAAGGTCTTCGCCGCGCTCGGCGTACGGTCCCGGCTGGAGCTGGCCCGCATGGTCGAGCACGCCGAACAGGCCGGAGAGGCCGGTCAGGCCGAAAAGACCGGTGCACAACCCTAG
- a CDS encoding PucR family transcriptional regulator, producing MQHAVRSRAAIRTGLTPVPRPRTPSVTSLMDADALRVLHRAARALLDDLPGLTDRLVALLQEQEPAYRVAVTKDPTATWQEAHRSLRHSVASLLDPRAARDAARRCSWRIGAARAEQGLPLDALLHAFRLGGSLVWQRLVEETSRTAPEDVRLLVHVAADVWNFVDEHCTLVADAYRQTEWQLSRRRENRARLLAAGLLDGTSRIADLPETAQALGLPEQGRYVVVAVTGGHSARPDAARAAAVPPGARVHWHAGVENDYGIVLVGADDDGLPEAPEPASGQDAGLPGLRIGIGSPVDGLAAVGDARRSADTALDICPETGGTVRLADHLPAALVVSSPGLGRALAEKVLGPLLRLEPADREVLLDTLTTWLDCDGSAQRAGERLYCHRNTVLNRLRRCEQLTGRSLARPADLVEMSLALTARRVLRD from the coding sequence ATGCAGCACGCCGTACGGTCACGAGCAGCGATCCGCACCGGGCTGACGCCCGTTCCACGCCCGCGGACACCGAGCGTCACGTCGTTGATGGACGCCGACGCCCTGCGCGTCCTGCACCGGGCGGCCCGCGCCCTGCTGGACGACCTGCCCGGTCTGACCGACCGGCTGGTGGCGCTGCTGCAGGAGCAGGAGCCGGCCTACCGGGTGGCTGTCACGAAGGACCCCACGGCCACCTGGCAGGAGGCCCACCGCTCGCTGCGGCACAGCGTGGCCTCGCTGCTCGACCCCCGCGCCGCCCGGGACGCGGCCCGCCGCTGCTCCTGGCGGATCGGCGCCGCCCGGGCCGAGCAGGGACTCCCGCTGGACGCCCTGCTGCACGCCTTCCGCCTCGGCGGCTCCCTGGTGTGGCAGCGGCTGGTCGAGGAGACGTCCCGGACCGCCCCGGAGGACGTGCGCCTCCTCGTGCACGTGGCCGCCGACGTGTGGAACTTCGTGGACGAGCACTGCACCCTGGTGGCCGACGCCTACCGGCAGACCGAGTGGCAGCTGAGCCGGCGCCGCGAGAACCGGGCCCGGCTGCTCGCCGCCGGCCTGCTGGACGGCACCAGCCGCATCGCGGACCTGCCCGAGACCGCCCAGGCGCTGGGCCTGCCGGAACAGGGCCGGTACGTCGTCGTGGCCGTCACCGGCGGGCACTCCGCCCGCCCCGACGCCGCCCGCGCCGCGGCCGTACCGCCCGGCGCCCGGGTCCACTGGCACGCGGGGGTGGAGAACGACTACGGCATCGTCCTGGTCGGCGCCGACGACGACGGACTCCCCGAGGCACCGGAGCCCGCGTCGGGCCAGGACGCCGGGCTTCCCGGGCTCCGGATCGGCATCGGCAGTCCCGTCGACGGGCTCGCCGCCGTCGGCGACGCCCGCAGGTCCGCCGACACCGCCCTGGACATCTGCCCCGAGACCGGCGGCACGGTCAGGCTCGCCGACCACCTCCCCGCCGCCCTGGTCGTCTCCAGCCCCGGTCTCGGCCGCGCCCTCGCCGAGAAGGTGCTCGGTCCCCTGCTGCGTCTTGAGCCCGCGGACCGCGAGGTGCTGCTGGACACCCTCACGACCTGGCTCGACTGCGACGGCTCGGCGCAACGGGCGGGCGAACGCCTCTACTGCCACCGCAACACGGTCCTCAACCGCCTGCGCCGCTGCGAGCAACTGACCGGCCGCTCCCTGGCCCGCCCCGCCGACCTGGTCGAGATGAGCTTGGCCCTGACCGCCCGCCGGGTCCTGCGCGACTGA
- a CDS encoding IS110-like element ISSam1 family transposase, giving the protein MISIDGVGVFLGLDVGKQTHHGHGLTPAGKKVFDKQLPNSEPKLRAVFDKLTAKFGTVLVIVDQPASIGALPLTVARDAGCQVAYLPGLAMRRIADLYPGEAKTDAKDAAVIADAARTMPHTLRTLDLTDEVTAELTMLVGFDQDLAGEANRTSNRIRGLLTQFHPSLERVLGPRLDHPAVTWLLERYGSPQALRKAGRRKLVEVVRPRAPRMAERLVDDTFTALDEQTVVVPGTGTLDVIVPSLAKSLAAVHEQRRALETRIEALLEAHPLSQVLTSMPGIGVRTAAVLLATVGDGSSFPTAAHLASYAGLAPVTRQSGTSIHGEHAPRGGNRQLKRAMFLSAFAALHDPASRTYYDRCRARGKTHTQALLRLARHRISVLFALLRDGTFYEPRSPRLA; this is encoded by the coding sequence GTGATCAGCATCGACGGGGTGGGCGTCTTCCTGGGCCTGGACGTCGGCAAGCAGACGCATCACGGCCACGGCCTGACCCCGGCCGGGAAGAAGGTGTTCGACAAGCAGCTGCCGAACAGCGAACCGAAGCTGCGGGCTGTCTTCGACAAGCTCACGGCCAAGTTCGGCACCGTCCTGGTGATCGTGGACCAGCCCGCCTCCATCGGCGCCCTCCCACTGACCGTCGCCCGGGACGCCGGCTGCCAGGTCGCCTACCTGCCCGGACTGGCGATGCGCCGGATCGCCGACCTCTACCCGGGCGAGGCCAAGACCGACGCGAAGGACGCCGCGGTCATTGCGGACGCTGCCCGCACCATGCCCCACACCCTGCGCACCCTCGACCTGACCGATGAGGTCACCGCGGAGCTGACCATGCTGGTCGGCTTCGACCAGGACCTCGCAGGCGAGGCCAACCGCACCTCCAACCGCATCCGCGGCCTGCTCACCCAGTTCCACCCCAGCCTGGAGCGCGTCCTCGGCCCGCGCCTGGACCATCCGGCAGTGACCTGGCTCCTCGAGCGTTACGGATCCCCGCAAGCACTCCGCAAAGCGGGCCGCCGCAAGCTGGTCGAGGTCGTCCGCCCGAGAGCCCCGCGCATGGCCGAGCGGCTGGTCGACGACACCTTCACCGCACTCGACGAGCAGACCGTCGTCGTCCCGGGCACCGGCACCCTCGACGTGATCGTCCCGTCGCTGGCGAAGTCGCTGGCCGCCGTTCACGAACAACGCCGGGCCCTGGAAACGCGGATTGAGGCACTGCTGGAGGCCCACCCTCTTTCCCAGGTCCTGACCTCGATGCCCGGCATCGGCGTCAGGACCGCCGCAGTCCTCCTGGCCACCGTCGGCGACGGCAGCAGCTTTCCCACCGCCGCCCACCTGGCCTCCTACGCCGGCCTCGCCCCGGTAACCCGGCAGTCCGGCACGTCGATCCACGGCGAGCACGCCCCCAGAGGCGGCAACCGGCAGCTGAAACGAGCGATGTTCCTCTCCGCGTTCGCAGCCCTCCACGACCCCGCCTCCCGCACCTACTACGACCGCTGCCGAGCCCGCGGCAAAACCCACACCCAGGCCCTCCTCCGCCTCGCCCGCCATCGCATCAGCGTCCTGTTCGCCCTGCTCCGCGACGGAACCTTCTACGAGCCGAGGAGCCCTCGACTCGCTTGA
- a CDS encoding ABC transporter ATP-binding protein produces the protein MPAAPPDGEPALHVESLDVTYGRALSALRSVSLTVPHGGVVALLGANGAGKTTLLRAVSGTLRLHRGAITAGRVRYGDTALDGRDPVAAVRAGVVQVPEGRRVFAGLTVDENLRAGGLGLNRRAPAQVREARDRVFTLFPRLAERTRQAAGLLSGGEQQMLAIGRALMAAPRLLLLDEPSLGLAPLMVDRIAEVVREINTQGTAVLLVEQNAGMALSLAEHAYVLEVGEIGLSGPADELARTDAVRRLYLGEAADGQGAA, from the coding sequence ATGCCCGCAGCACCACCGGACGGCGAGCCCGCGCTGCACGTCGAGAGCCTCGACGTGACGTACGGGCGCGCACTGTCCGCCCTCCGTTCCGTGTCCCTGACCGTCCCGCACGGCGGCGTCGTCGCGCTGCTCGGCGCCAACGGTGCCGGCAAGACGACGCTGCTGCGGGCCGTCTCGGGCACACTGCGCCTGCACCGCGGCGCGATCACGGCCGGCCGCGTCCGCTACGGCGACACGGCCCTCGACGGCCGGGACCCGGTCGCCGCCGTACGCGCCGGCGTCGTACAGGTGCCCGAGGGCAGGCGGGTGTTCGCCGGACTCACCGTCGACGAGAACCTGCGAGCCGGCGGGCTGGGCCTCAACCGCCGCGCCCCCGCCCAGGTCCGCGAGGCACGGGACCGCGTCTTCACCCTCTTCCCACGGCTCGCCGAACGCACCCGCCAGGCGGCCGGCCTGCTGTCCGGCGGCGAGCAGCAGATGCTGGCCATCGGCCGCGCCCTTATGGCCGCACCCCGTCTGCTCCTCCTCGACGAACCCTCCCTCGGGCTCGCCCCGCTGATGGTGGACCGGATCGCCGAGGTCGTCCGGGAGATCAACACCCAGGGCACCGCCGTACTCCTCGTCGAACAGAACGCCGGCATGGCGCTGTCCCTCGCGGAACACGCCTACGTCCTGGAGGTCGGGGAGATCGGCCTGTCCGGACCCGCCGACGAACTCGCGCGGACGGACGCCGTACGCCGCCTCTACCTGGGCGAGGCCGCCGACGGTCAGGGGGCCGCGTGA
- a CDS encoding ABC transporter ATP-binding protein, translating into MTTRTTAPPALDVKNVTVRFAGLVALDDVSFTVAPGTLHAVIGPNGAGKSTCFNVLSGLYRPTTGTVRLGDAELTRLAPHRIAALGVARTFQNIVTTQGTVADNLMLGRHALSRAGFAASALRLPRAVREQREHLAKAREIAELTGLGAHFDAPVALLSYGDRKRVELARALCLEPRVLLLDEPVAGMNAAERIRMTEVVREIRAELGLSVVLVEHDMGLVMRLADEVTVLDFGKAIAHGTPDQVRRDPEVLRAYLGTGTTGEDAA; encoded by the coding sequence GTGACCACCCGTACCACCGCGCCGCCCGCGCTCGACGTCAAGAACGTGACCGTGCGCTTCGCCGGACTCGTCGCCCTCGACGACGTCTCCTTCACCGTCGCCCCGGGCACCCTGCACGCCGTCATCGGGCCCAACGGCGCCGGCAAGTCCACCTGCTTCAACGTCCTGTCGGGCCTGTACCGGCCCACCACCGGAACCGTCCGGCTGGGCGACGCCGAACTGACCCGTCTCGCGCCGCACCGGATCGCCGCGCTCGGTGTCGCCCGCACCTTCCAGAACATCGTCACCACCCAGGGCACCGTCGCCGACAACCTGATGCTCGGCCGCCACGCCCTGTCCCGGGCCGGATTCGCCGCCAGCGCCCTGCGTCTGCCGCGCGCCGTGCGCGAACAGCGCGAACACCTCGCCAAAGCCCGTGAGATCGCCGAACTCACCGGCCTGGGCGCCCATTTCGACGCACCCGTCGCCCTGCTGTCCTACGGCGACCGCAAGCGGGTCGAACTCGCCCGTGCCCTCTGTCTGGAGCCCCGTGTACTGCTGCTCGACGAACCCGTGGCTGGCATGAACGCCGCCGAACGCATCCGGATGACCGAGGTCGTCCGGGAGATCCGCGCCGAACTCGGCCTCTCCGTCGTGCTGGTCGAACACGACATGGGCCTGGTCATGCGCCTCGCCGACGAGGTCACCGTCCTCGACTTCGGCAAGGCCATCGCCCACGGCACTCCCGACCAGGTGCGGCGCGACCCCGAAGTCCTGCGCGCCTACCTCGGTACCGGCACCACCGGGGAGGACGCGGCATGA